The following are encoded in a window of Acropora muricata isolate sample 2 chromosome 6, ASM3666990v1, whole genome shotgun sequence genomic DNA:
- the LOC136920802 gene encoding voltage-dependent T-type calcium channel subunit alpha-1H-like isoform X1 — translation MIADNKSNNNLSSEEAFEQIQNNPRLSCKLSSDAEACYDNKIEQEDGGGQNVFKDFQPVACFFLRSESPPRSWFIRLVTWPYFERVSIFVILLNCVTLGLYDPFDPECSSQRCQTLDTMEKIIYAFFLVEMLCKWMAMGLFGKMSYFADPWNRLDCFIVAAGTFELLYDKGEYLSAVRAIRVLRPLRAINRVPSIRILVTLLLDTLPMLWNVLAICFFIFAIFGIVAVQLWQGALRGRCFMSDSNHSLWQSHNVSDFYVPSFDDPDFVCALPSVSGMQKCTSEFISPFKNEMGLQCSLTLEEYVNKSRLSNNSNECVDRNQYYTQCKQEGDNPAWGAIGFDNIFIAWVAIFQVITLEGWADIMYFVQDAHGFWNWIYFVILIVIASYFLTNLCLVVITTQFQETKQRENELLRASRRREGTSTSTIASSRYGKDGCWVEILKYIEHVCRRLKRRFHKRFKWKYCEESSKGTKTSKRRKRRKRTKKLVYHHHHHHHHYHHYHHHVHGTDPGCLSGNVHPGATSLTPDASCVDVQQLQDKQDQPSRNTLTVPGQVPSNDQQDSAEKSGAIPTISIVAGSSCSLRRDPICSSQGEMITTATAAVSLNGKSAVADVTAKTVLSAASLSSAAATATASTAAASVIHNACACAVERVEEDLKMNYESECVYEESDDSDSDFTDDEETADQTQNNKLFARFRRYCRRSVDSKWFMYIIMGSIFLNTLSMGIEYHGQPKKMTEVLEILNYIFTAIFGMEMLLKLLGLGPYGYIKDPFNLFDGFIVIMSIVELFGEGDSSISVLRSFRLLRIFKLVRFLPALRRQLLVMIHTMDNVVTFLALLALFIFTASVLGMNLFGGKYTFEDEDGGKVTARANFDDLFWALVTVFQVLTQEDWNTVMYDGMRATTKWAALYFILLMTIGNYILFNLLVAILVEGFANQPERTASTWSIKSKQSKQDQDLVTGVVMSPHKKPSLTIEPPLVCVSPSHSSPDMDLACTHDGKTIDGETTEPMERMRCSFPSLSHRCPVFREECLASAPTSPTRVSPRVTRKALSFGDTTTMVIANPAQAERCITTDDENEASAREDEAEVRIQDGSSCFYKRRDWTLYIFSPSNKFRKLMIATYSNKWFDRVVLVFILLNCVVMALERPDLPKDSELQKIIDICMYIFLGIFTLEMFIKVMALGLWVGPGAYLRSSWNVMDGFLVVVSWIDVIVTLTTDTESSILGVLRVFRALRTLRPLRVISRAPGLKIVVETLISSLKPIGNIVLIAATFFIIFGILGVQLFKGKFYHCKGASDVETRAECTSNEGSWVNKEYNFDNLARALLTLFVFSTKDGWVTIMYDGLDSVGVDKQPKRNNNKWNVLYFVAFLLLAGFVVLNMLVGVVVENFQKCRDIIEKDRQVEKEKEKEQERARKRQEAADKEEAEEFLQPRRFFHRICTHGYFDLGISAVIVLNVICMAMEHYNQPQEMRDFLKYANYVFTAVFVMEGILKIFALGFKKYIKERWNQLDLIIILLSIVGIVLEEMDASLPINPTIIRVMRVLRIARVLKLLKTAEGIRKLLDTVAEALPQVGNLGLLFLLMFFIFAALGMELFGQINCDDVPCEGLDNHAHFRNFGFAMLTLFRVSTGDNWNGILKDIINKERCEHNPPPGCAALEHIAPIYFAFFVLVTQFVLLNVVVAVLMKHLEDAKEEIPVTSSRAGELENTLTTRTEEEDRPDGQGNQGVGDPVSGPNKKATCVIPVSADLHRQGPNDSESSLSSFEYTVKSQPTSASPRHRLPPVSKTQSSCCTGQATQLRLPPIGSQSRLNEINGGSEKIDSFTSELPEKSPESARSESKSTDGHVSPRAPIYVMSEDSTEIYDSNMEVDREPSKVFRPVENRQAPRTPSPHSSSEEEGKKKFFKKPFRKSETKRNSSKIEPEAAVGVPDTKPAKQGKQEIKLPKHDAQWASPVTSSNVQQQKGQEIQLNPVTKPAKDEEQDKSYQVQSYV, via the exons ATGATAGCCGATAATAAATCAAACAACAATCTTTCTAGCGAGGAAGCCTTCGAACAAATACAAAACAACCCGAGACTTTCGTGTAAACTCAGCAGTGATGCTGAAGCTTGTTATGACAATAAAATCGAACAAGAGGACGGCGGAGGACAAAATGTGTTCAAGGATTTCCAACCCGTGGCATGTTTCTTCCTTCGTTCCGAAAGCCCACCGCGAAGCTGGTTTATTCGTCTTGTTACGTGGCC TTATTTTGAACGTGTAAGTATTTTTGTGATTCTTTTAAACTGTGTCACCCTCGGACTATATGATCCATTTGATCCAGAGTGTTCGTCACAAAGATGTCAGACTCTCGACACAATGGAAAAGATCATTTATGCCTTCTTTTTGGTGGAAATGTTGTGTAAATGGATGGCTATGGGGCTCTTTGGAAAGATGTCCTACTTTGCAGACCCTTGGAATCGCCTTGATTGCTTCATTGTCGCTGCAGG gacCTTTGAGTTGCTGTATGACAAGGGAGAGTATTTAAGCGCTGTGCGAGCCATTCGAGTTCTCAGACCTCTGCGCGCCATCAACAGAGTACCAA GTATCCGTATTCTGGTAACGTTGTTATTAGACACACTTCCGATGCTGTGGAATGTACTTGCTATTTGCTTCTTCATCTTCGCTATATTTGGCATTGTTGCTGTGCAGTTGTGGCAAGGGGCGCTTCGAGGAAGATGCTTCATGAGTGACTCGAATCATTCACTATGGCAAAG CCACAACGTATCAGACTTTTACGTGCCATCGTTCGACGATCCCGATTTTGTGTGCGCGTTGCCCAGTGTTTCAGGCATGCAAAAATGCACCAGCGAGTTTATTTCGccattcaaaaatgaaatgggATTGCAATGCTCTCTGACCCTCGAGGAATACGTCAACAAGTCAAGATTATCCAATAATTCAAATGAATGTGTAGACCGGAATCAATATTACACGCAATGCAAACAAGAGGGCGACAATCCAGCTTGGGGAGCTATTGGCTTTGACAACATATTTATTGCGTGGGTTGCCATTTTTCAG GTGATCACGTTAGAGGGTTGGGCAGACATCATGTATTTTGTACAAGACGCACATGGATTTTGGAACTGGATTTATTTTGTTATTCTAATAGTG ATTGCTTCGTATTTTTTGACTAACTTGTGTCTGGTCGTCATAACGACGCAATTTCAAGAAACGAAACAACGTGAGAACGAACTGTTGCGAGCAAGCAGACGCCGAGAGGGGACTAGCACTAGTACAATAGCAAGCAGCAGATACGGAAAGGACGGGTGTTGGGTAGAAATACTCAAGTACATTGAACACGTTTGCAGGAGACTCAAAAGGAGATTTCATAAACGATTCAAGTGGAAATATTGCGAGGAATCCAGCAAAGGGACGAAGACGTCGAAACGAAGAAAACGACGCAAACGGACAAAGAAATTagtttatcatcatcatcaccatcatcatcattatcatcattatcatcatcacgtGCATGGAACAGATCCCGGATGTTTATCTGGCAACGTTCATCCGGGCGCCACGAGCCTTACGCCAGATGCGTCATGCGTTGATGTCCAGCAATTACAGGACAAACAGGATCAACCTAGTCGAAATACACTTACTGTCCCTGGGCAGGTACCAAGTAACGACCAACAAGACAGTGCTGAAAAGTCTGGAGCAATACCAACAATTTCTATCGTGGCCGGTTCCTCTTGTTCCTTGCGCAGGGATCCCATATGTTCTTCTCAAGGCGAAATGATAACAACAGCAACTGCAGCCGTCTCTCTTAACGGCAAATCAGCTGTGGCCGATGTTACGGCAAAAACAGTCCTTTCAGCGGCTTCGTTATCCAGCGCAGCCGCAACGGCCACGGCAAGCACAGCTGCAGCCTCGGTGATACATAATGCCTGTGCATGCGCAGTTGAACGTGTCGAGGAAGACCTTAAGATGAACTACGAGTCAGAATGTGTTTATGAGGAAAGTGATGATAGCGACAGCGACTTCACAGATGATGAAGAAACTGCGGACCAGACCCAAAATAATAAACTGTTCGCACGGTTTCGTCGGTATTGCCGTCGCAGCGTCGACAGTAAATGGTTTATGTACATCATCATGGGATCTATATTTCTGAATACTCTTAGCATGGGGATTGAATATCATGGACAG CCGAAAAAGATGACTGAAGTACTTGAAATTCTGAACTATATCTTCACGGCTATATTTGGCATGGAGATGTTACTGAAGCTACTGGGCCTGGGACCCTATGGATACATCAAAGATCCTTTCAATCTGTTTGACGGCTTCATTGTGATCATGAG TATCGTCGAACTCTTTGGTGAAGGTGACAGCAGCATTTCTGTCCTGCGGTCTTTCCGGTTACTACGCATATTCAAACTGGTGCGTTTCTTACCAGCCTTGCGTCGTCAGCTGCTTGTGATGATCCACACTATGGACAACGTGGTGACATTTCTGGCTTTGCTCGCTCTGTTCATTTTCACCGCCAGTGTACTGGGAATGAACTTGTTCGGGGGCAAGTATACATTCGAGGATGAGGATGGGGGAAAAGTTACGGCGCGAGCAAATTTTGACGACTTGTTCTGGGCCTTAGTCACTGTGTTCCAG GTTTTGACCCAAGAGGACTGGAACACAGTGATGTACGATGGAATGAGAGCTACCACCAAGTGGGCGGCGCTGTACTTCATCTTACTCATGACCATTGGAAATTACATTCTCTTCAACTTGCTGGTCGCCATCTTGGTGGAAGGATTTGCCAATCAACCG GAGAGGACAGCAAGCACATGGAGCATCAAATCTAAACAGTCAAAGCAAGATCAAGATCTCGTGACTGGTGTAGTCATGAGTCCGCACAAGAAACCGTCCTTGACTATAGAGCCTCCATTGGTTTGTGTAAGTCCATCACACTCGTCGCCAGATATGGATTTAGCTTGTACGCATGATGGGAAAACAATCGATGGCGAAACTACCGAACCGATGGAACGTATGCGTTGTTCCTTCCCCTCTCTGTCACACAGATGTCCAGTGTTCAGAGAA gaATGTTTGGCCTCAGCCCCAACCTCCCCTACCAGGGTCTCACCTCGGGTGACGCGCAAGGCCTTGTCATTCGGAGACACGACAACTATGGTTATAGCCAATCCGGCGCAGGCTGAGAGATGTATAACCACTGATGATGAAAACGAG GCGAGTGCGAGAGAAGATGAAGCAGAGGTTAGAATCCAGGACGGCTCTTCCTGTTTTTACAAAAGACGGGATTGGACTCTATATATCTTTTCACCATCAAACAA GTTTCGGAAATTAATGATAGCTACATACAGCAACAAGTGGTTTGATCGAGTTGTGCTTGTGTTCATTCTTTTGAACTGTGTTGTGATGGCTCTGGAAAGACCGGATCTTCCTAAAGACAGCGAG CTTCAAAAGATTATTGACATCTGTATGTACATTTTCCTGGGAATCTTCACATTGGAAATGTTCATCAAG GTGATGGCCCTTGGTCTCTGGGTGGGGCCTGGGGCGTATTTGCGAAGCAGCTGGAATGTCATGGACGGATTCTTGGTTGTAGTTTCATGGATTGACGTCATTGTTACCTTGACGACAGACACAGAAAGCTCCATTTTAGGCGTGTTGCGTGTTTTTCGTGCGCTGAGAACACTCAGACCATTGAGGGTCATAAGCAGGGCTCCTGGATTAAAAATTGTGGTCGAGACTTTGATTTCCTCTTTGAAGCCTATTGGAAACATTGTACTCATCGCTGCAACATTTTTTATCATCTTCGGCATTCTTGGAGTGCAG TTGTTTAAGGGTAAATTCTACCACTGTAAAGGGGCTTCTGATGTCGAAACAAGAGCAGAGTGTACGTCTAACGAGGGCTCCTGGGTAAACAAGGAATACAATTTTGATAATTTGGCTAGG GCACTGTTAACACTGTTCGTCTTCTCCACAAAAGATGGCTGGGTGACCATCATGTATGATGGGTTAGACTCTGTGGGTGTTGATaaacag ccaaaaagaaacaacaacaaatggaaTGTCCTGTATTTCGTTGCTTTCCTTCTTCTTGCTGGCTTTGTGGTTCTTAACATGTTGGTGGGTGTGGTCGTTGAAAATTTTCAGAAGTGCCGCGATATTATCGAGAAAGATCGCCAAGTGgaaaaggagaaggaaaaagaacaaGAGAGGGCAAGAAAGCGCCAGGAAG CCGCTGACAAAGAAGAAGCTGAAGAATTTCTACAGCCTCGGCGGTTTTTCCACCGAATTTGTACACACGGTTACTTTGACCTTGGCATATCGGCTGTTATCGTCCTGAATGTCATTTGCATGGCGATGGAACACTATAACCAGCCACAG GAAATGAGGGACTTCTTAAAGTACGCAAACTACGTGTTTACTGCTGTCTTCGTCATGGAgggaattttaaaaatttttgcgCTTGGTTTCAAGAAATACATTAAAGAAAG GTGGAATCAGTTAGACCTCATCATCATTTTGCTTTCGATTGTTGGCATTGTTTTGGAAGAAATGGACGCTTCACTGCCGATTAACCCAACAATCATCCGAGTTATGCGGGTTCTCCGAATCGCGCGAG TTCTCAAGCTGTTGAAGACAGCTGAAGGAATCCGCAAATTACTTGACACTGTTGCCGAGGCACTACCACAA GTTGGAAATTTGGGGCTTTTGTTTCTTCTAATGTTCTTTATCTTTGCTGCCTTGGGAATGGAACTATTTGGTCAAATAA ACTGCGATGACGTACCCTGCGAAGGACTAGACAATCACGCGCATTTTAGAAACTTCGGATTTGCAATGCTGACGCTGTTTCGTGTGTCGACAGGAGATAACTGGAACGGAATTCTCAAG GACATCATAAACAAAGAGCGATGTGAACATAATCCACCTCCCGGCTGCGCAGCTTTGGAACACATTGCTCCAAtttactttgcattttttgtGCTAGTGACGCAGTTTGTTCTTCTTAATGTTGTGGTTGCTGTCCTAATGAAACACCTGGAGGACGCCAAGGAAGAAATACCTGTCACCTCGTCAAGGGCAGGCGAACTTGAAAACACACTGACAACGAGAACTGAGGAAGAGGACAGACCGGATGGCCAAGGAAACCAGGGTGTTGGTGATCCTGTGTCGGGACCAAATAAGAAGGCAACGTGCGTCATTCCAGTCTCAGCTGATTTGCACAGACAAGGGCCTAATGACTCTGAGAGCAGCCTAAGTTCTTTTGAATACACTGTGAAGTCACAGCCAACCAGTGCTAGTCCAAGACATCGGCTCCCCCCCGTGAGCAAAACGCAATCTAGTTGTTGCACAGGTCAAGCTACTCAGTTGCGCCTTCCACCAATAGGAAGTCAGTCCCGTCTTAATGAAATCAATGGAGGCTCGGAGAAAATCGATTCATTTACGTCGGAACTGCCCGAGAAAAGTCCCGAGAGTGCCAGGTCGGAAAGCAAGTCAACTGACGGCCACGTCTCCCCAAGGGCTCCCATTTACGTCATGAGTGAGGATAGCACGGAGATCTATGATAGTAATATGGAAGTTGACAGGGAACCGAGTAAGGTTTTCAGACCCGTTGAAAACAGGCAGGCCCCTCGAACACCATCACCGCACTCCAGTAGCGAGGAGGAAGGGAAAAAGAAGTTCTTCAAAAAACCCTTTCGAAAATCCGAGACTAAACGGAATTCGAGCAAAATTGAGCCCGAGGCAGCGGTCGGCGTACCGGACACGAAACCGGCTAAACAGGGAAAACAAGAAATCAAGTTACCCAAACACGATGCTCAATGGGCTTCTCCAGTGACGAGTAGCAATGTGCAACAACAAAAGGGTCAGGAGATCCAACTGAATCCAGTCACCAAACCGGCCAAAGACGAAGAACAAGACAAAAGCTATCAGGTACAAAGCTATGTATAA